GGCGAAGTCAGGGTTTTGCAGATCGGTACCGTCGGTCAGGTAGCCGCCCGCTTTCATCTCCATCGCCACGAAGCCCAGCACGCTGTTGTTGAACACCACCAGCTTCACCGGCAGCTGCAGCTGCGCCACCGAAATAAAATCGCCCATCAGCATACTGAAGCCGCCGTCGCCGCACATCGCCACCACCTGACGCCGCTTATCCAATGCCTGCGCCCCCAGCGCCTGCGGCATCGCATTAGCCATCGAACCGTGGTTAAACGACCCCAGCAGGCGTCGCTTGCCGTTCATCTTCAGGTAACGCGCCGCCCAGACCGTCGGCGTGCCGACGTCGCAGGTGAAGATGGCGTCTTCACTGGCGAAATCGCTGAGCCGCTGCGCCAGATACTGCGGATGGATCGGCTGCTTATCATTCGGCTGCGCCAGATCGTCGAGACTCTTCCGCGCATCGGCATAGTGTTCCAGCGCGCCATCAAGGAAAGCGCGGTCGGTTTTGGTCTGCAGACGTGGCAGCAGGGCATTCAACGTCGATTTAACATCGCCCACCAGCGCCATATCGACGTGGCAGTGCGCGCCGATGCTGCCGGGATTGATATCGAGCTGAATAATTTTCGCACTGGCGGGATAGAAGGCGCGGTAGGGGAACTGGGTGCCGAGCAGCAGCAACGTATCGGCGTTCATCATCGCGTGGTAGCCGGAAGAGAAGCCGATCAGCCCGGTCATCCCGACGCTATAGGGGTTATCGTATTCGATATGCTCTTTGCCACGCAGCGCATGCACCACCGGCGCTTTCAGCGTGGCAGCCAGTTCGACCACCTGCTGATGCGCACCCGCGCAGCCGCTGCCGCACATCAGAGTGATATTTCCCGCGTCGTTCAGCAGCGCCGCCAGCTTATCCAGCTCGCTTTCCGGCGGCTGCATCACCGGCAGCTGCGGCGGATACCAGGCGGAAGAGGCCTCTTCCGGCGCCGGCTTCAGCGCCACGTCGCCCGGCAGCACCACCACCGAGACGCCGCGATTCAGGATCGCCTTGCGCATGGCGATGCCCAGCACCTGCGGCAGCTGCTCCGGGTTGGAGACCAGCTCGCAATAGTGGCTGCATTCGCGGAACAGCTCCTGGGGATGGGTTTCCTGAAAGTAACCGCTGCCAATTTCACTGGAGGGAATATGGGCGGCGATCGCCAGCACCGGCACATGATTACGGTGGCAGTCGAACAGCCCGTTGATCAGATGGAGATTGCCCGGACCGCAGGATCCGGCGCAAACCGCCAGTTGGCCGCTGATTTGTGCCTCAGCACCGGCGGCGAAGGCGGCGACCTCCTCATGGCGCGTCGGCATCCATTCAATGGTGCCCATGCGGTTGAGGCTGTCGCTCAGCCCGTTAAGAGAATCCCCGGTGACTCCCCAGATACGCTTGACGCCCGCGCTTTCCAGCGTTTGCGCAATCAGCGCGGCAACGGTGTTTTTCATAGTGGCTCCTGACTGTTGTGGACCATCATCCCGATGGCGAGACTCAGACGCTAAGAAGTCTAGTCAACGGGAGATGAAACCGCGGGGCCACTGTGAAACCAGGTATTTCCGCGTCGTCAGGCCAGCTCGATATCGCCCGCTGGCTGGCAGCTGCAGGCCAGCACGTAGCCGGCGGCGATCTCTTCCGCCGTCAGGCCGACGCTGCTGCTGGTCTGATAGTCGCCGCGCGCGACGCGGGTTTTACAGCAGCCGCAGACGCCGGCGCGGCAAACCGCTTCCACCGGCAGCTTATGCTGTTCCATTGCCGCCAGCAGCGACCAGCCCGCCGGGAAGTCGCCGCCTTTCAGCGGCTGCGAAGCGCTGCTCAAATGGTAGCGTACGCCGCCGTCGGCCATCTCGCCGGGCGCACCGGCGGTAAACTGCTCGCGCAGCACCTTGTTGGCGCCCAGCTCGCGCACCGTCTGTTCCGCCAGATCCATATAGGGTTGCGGACCGCACATCATCACTGTGCGGCGCGCCATATCGGGCACGCGCTGCGCCAGAATGTCAGGCGTCAGGCGTCCGGCGAGCATCGGCGCCGCTGGCTGCTGTTCGGCGATAATCGTCAGCGTCAGCCAGCTGCTCAGCTGCTGCAGCTCGGCGGCGAAGATGACGTCGCGCGGGGAGCGCACGCTGTAGATCAGCTGCACGTCGGTTTCCGGACGGTTGCGATGCAGCCAGCGCGCCATCGACATCACCGGCGTGATGCCGCAGCCGGCGGCCAGCAGCAGATAGTGCGAGGCGGGATGCTGCTCGCAGCTGAAGCTGCCCTGCGGATCGGAGAGCCAGACGAAATCGCCCGGTTTTACCTGCTGCGTCAGCCAGCTGGAGCCTTTCCCCTGTTCGATATGGCGAATGGTCAGGGTGATAAAGCGGCTCTGACCCGGCGTGGATGAGAGGGTGTAAGCGCGCACCTCATCGCTGTTGCCGATGCGCACCAGCGCGAACTGGCCCGCCTGCCAGCGGTAAAAGTCATGGTCGATCAGCGCCAGCGTCCAGACATCTGGCGTTTCCTGAATAATGTGATGCACCTGCATACGCCAGGGGCAAAGCGTTGTGCTGTTCATGGCTTACTCCTCCGCGCCCAGAATGGCAGCGAGATCGTTTTCCGCAGTGGTGACCGGGATCAGACCGAACTCTTTTTCCAGAATGGCGATCAGGTTATCGGTGAGGAACGCCGGCGCGGTGGGACCGGTACGGATATTTTTCACGCCGAGCGCCAGCAGCGTCAGCAGCACCACAATCGCTTTTTGCTCAAACCAGGAGAGGATCAGCGACAGCGGCAGATCGTTAACGCCGCAGTTCAGTTTTTCCGCCAGCTTCACCGCCAGCACGATAGCGGAATAGCTGTCGTTGCACTGGCCGACATCGAGCAGACGCGGCAGCCCTTCCAGCGTGCCGAAATCGAGCTTATTGAAGCGATATTTGCCGCAGGCGAGCGTCAGGATCAGACAATCTTTCGGCACCGCCAGCGCCAGATCGGTGTAGTAGCTGCGTTTGTCGCGGCTACCGTCGCAGCCGCCCACCAGGAAGACGTGACGCAGTTTTTTCTCTACTGCCAGATCGATGATGGTGTCGCAGGCGTCGAGCAGCACACGGCGGCCGAAGCCGACGGTGATGCGATGCGGAATTTCATCCCAGGGGAAGCCCGCCATACTCTGCGCCTGGGCAATCACTGGCGAAAAGTCATCGCCGTCGAGATGGTTAACGCCCGGCCAGCCGACGATGCTGCGCGTCCAGATGCGCTGCTGATAGTCGCCGACGGTGGGATCGATAATACAGTTGGACGTCATCACGATCGGGCCGGGGAAGCGGGCAAACTCGGTCTGCTGGTTTTGCCAGCCGCTGCCGTAGTTGCCGACCAGATGCGGATATTTATTCAGGCCCGGATAGCTGTGGGCCGGCAGCATTTCGCCGTGGGTATAGACATTGATGCCGGTGCCGGCGGTTTGCTCCAGCAACAGCTGTAGATCTTTCAGATCGTGCCCGGAGATCAGGATCGCCTTGCCGGCTACCGGACGCACATTGACCTCAACCGGCTGCGGATCGCCATAGGTGGTCGTCTGCGCCTCGTCCAGCATCGCCATAATGGTGAAGTTCATTTTGCCGATATGCATCGCTTCGGCCAGCAGTTCTTCAATGTTATCAGGTCGGGTGCCAAGCCACGCCATGATCTGATGATACTGCTTGTAGATATCGTTATCGTAGCGGCCGTGAACGTGCGCATGCTCCATATAAGCGGCGGCGCCTTTCAGGCCGTAGAGGCAAAGCAGACGCAGGCCGACGATATCTTCATGATCGTCGCCGGCGTTGAGCGCGAACGCCTGCGCCTGCTGCTGCAGGATCGCCGCGTCGTTGCTGGTTAGCGTCAGATCCGCCAGCGGATGTTCCGGCTGCGCCAGGCCGAGCAGCGCGCAGCGCGCTTTCAGGCTGTCGCGGTAGCTCTGCGCCTGAAAGGCGTAATCGATAATACGGTCGGTGTCGAAGTTGACGTTGGTCAGCGTCGAGAAGAAGCCGCGCGGCGCGAAGCTATCGATTTCATGATCGATCAGCCCCTGCGCGCGCGCATGTAACGCCCAGGCGGAGAGACTCTGCAGCACCGCAATCAGCAGATCCTGCAGATCGGAAGTTTGCGCGGTTTTGCCGCACATGCCCTGCGCCCAGGCGCAGCCGTTGCCGGCAGGCGTTCTTATTGTTTGCTCACATTGAATACAGAACATAGTACCATCTCGTTATAAGTTGTATTTCATATGCAACTTATAAAGTTCGCCGGGTCGCTGGCAAGAAAAGTCTGAACTAACTGCCGTCAGTTTGATCTGGCGCAAAAGGGACAGCGACGGCGGCCCATTTTGGGCCGCGCGTCAGTCAGGAGGAGAAAAGGGCGATCAGCACCGGCGCCGCCAGGCTAAGGGCGAAGCCATGGACAATGGCGGCCGGCACCATTTCAATGCCGCCGGCGCGCTGCAGAACGGGCAGGGTAAAGTCCATTGAGGTGGCGCCGCACAGCCCCAGCGCGCTGGAGCGATGCTGACGGATCAGCGCCGGGATCAGCATAATTGCCAGCAGTTCGCGCAGCAGATCGTTAAAAAAGGCGGCGCTGCCGATCACCGGGCCGAAGCTTTCGGTCATCAGAATGCCGGAAAGCGAATACCAGCCGTAGCCGCTGGCCAGCGCGAGGCCGGTGGTTAATGGCAGCCCCAGCAGCAGCGCTGCCAGCATGCCGCCCACCAGGGCGCTGACGCAGACCACTACCGCCACTATCATACCGCGTCGGTTCAGCACGATCTGGCGCAGCGTCATGCCGCTGCCGCGCAGCTGCAGGCCGACCAGAAACAGCAGCAGGAACAGGGCATATTCGCTCGCTTCGGTAGCGTGATGCAAAAACGTCCAGCCGCTCAGACCAAGCAGAAAGCCCAGCACCACGACGCCAAGCAGCTTCAGCGATTCCAGCGCCATATGCAGCCGCGAAGGCAGCGCTTCCTGATGATGCTGATGACGCCATGGACGCCGCTTCTCCAGCAGGCGCAGCGCGATCAGGTTACAGGCGAGAATGGCTATAACGCTGACGCCGGCGATATGCAAAATCGCCAGCAGGTTAGCCGCCAGATTATCGAGAAACGCCAGGCTGATGCCCATAAAAAAGAGAATGATATAGACCATCCAGCTCAGCAGACGGTTAAGCAAACGCTGCAGGGCGGGGGATTTCAGCGGCAGCAGATACCCGATAACCAGAGGCAGAAGAATAACCAGTAAACCCGAATACATATCCCTGTAAAATCCTTAAAAAAATTGATGGCCACCACGCTAGCTAAAAACGTCGGAGGGGTAAAGCGTGGCGTCTGAAATCTTCGCGCGTGACGCAGGTCGGCCAGCGCAGACGCGGCGCGTGCCAGATGATGCCGTTCCGCCGGTGACGCGGCGTTACAGCATCCGCCTCCTGCTGGAGACAGCTGCGGGTTGCGGCAATGACATCAATAACTTTAATCATTGAGCGCGCGCCATCGCTTTTATTACTGACGTAAGGGCCTGGCGGACCATGTTTCAATCTGAGCTGTGTAAGAGCGGCGCGGCAAAAAAGCGCTTGGCCTGCATTATAAGATGTATTTAAAATGCAACTTATAACATCATCCCTGAGGTATACCCTATGTCACTACGCACCACGTCTCTGGGCGACATCGCCCTTACCGTGCCCGGCTCAACCGCGCTGTTCCATAAATACGATCTCGATTTCTGCTGCGGCGGTAAACGCACGCTGGGCGAGATGGCCGAGCGGCGCGGGCTTGATATCGATCAGCTTGAACAGGAGCTGCAGCAGCTGCAGCTGCAGGAAAACAGTGATGAAAACTGGCGTGCCGTGCCGCTGGCGGCGCTGATTGCACATATTATCGCGCGCTACCACAATCAACATCGCCAGCAGTTGCCCGATCTGATTGCGATGGCGGAAAAGGTGGAGCGCGTTCACGGCGCAAAGCCTGCCTGCCCGCGCGGCCTGGCAAAAGTAATTGACGAGGTTTACCAGCATCTCAGCAGCCATATGATGAAAGAGGAGCGGGTGCTGTTTCCGATGATTGAGCAGGGCTTCGGCTCCCACGCCGCCGATCCGATCGCGGTGATGGAGATGGAGCATAATGAGGCGGGTGAGCAGCTGGAAACCATCAAGGCGCTGACCCATAACCTGACGCCACCGGAAGGCGCCTGCACGACCTGGCGCGCGCTTTACACCGGTATCGATCGTTTTATCCAGGATCTGATGCAGCATATTCATCTGGAAAATAATCTGCTGTTCCCGCGCGCGCTGCGCGGCGAGTAAGCATATCGGGCGGCAGCGGCGCTGGAGTTGGCCTGCGGCATCGGCGCTTGCCGCCGCCGGCCTCAGGCGCTGCCCACGGCCTGCCGCCGGCACGCCTGACTTGCTCTTCTTTTTGTCGCCGCGCATTTCGGCCGAGTCTGCCGCAAAAAAAACCGTGCGCGATCGGCCGCTTAAGCGCGCACGGCACAAAGGGTTTAGCGCGCCCTATCGCAACCGCTATGCTTGGCTTCGCGCCCGGCTCGGGAACCAGGCGCCTTGCCTGCAGAGTTAACCGTTGATGCTGTTCGGCGCGTTTGCCGCAGGAGAACAGCGCGGGGCCGGGTTGAAAACAGTCGCGTTACCCCCATCCTTAAAACGTAACCATCGTGTGTAATAAAAATGCCAGCATCCGTGGCTGGCATTTTTTAGTCGGGTTGTACAGAATGTGTCAGCACAGGTTCAGGCACGGAGGCCTTCGGCCGCTTCCAGCGGAACGATAAGGCTGGCGTGATTGCCTTTCGGGCCTTCATGGACAGCAAACTGAACGGGTTGCCCGGCTTTGAGCGTCCTGTATCCCTCCATCTGGATTGAGGAATAGTGGGCAAAGATATCATCGCCGCCGCCGATCGGGCAGATAAAGCCGAATCCTTTGGCGTTGTTGAACCATTTAACTGTACCCTTCTCCATACTTCTGGTTCCCTCGCAAGACATTTTTTTACTGTGTAGGTGAGGTAGCGAAGCGATTGCGTTGTTTAAAACGCAATCAGCCTGAGCTTGTAGAATGTAGAGAAACGAGGGGAAGCGTCAAGCCATCGGCGGGTTCAGGCGTTGATCAAATCGCCAAACTTTGAGGCAGTTAACGCTATTTTCAAATTTGTGATAGCGGTCGCGCCTTACGGCGAACAGATATTTTTTCACCCGCGCGAAGCCCTACGGCGCGCGTGTTACACTGATGATATGGCATGCGGCTTTTCGTGCCAGCGCGCAACACAGATTACGACGGAACACTATGGGAAACACTAACGACTGGCTTAACTTTGAACATCTTGCAGAAGAGAAACTGCGCGAAGGCCTCAAGCCGCCTTCGATGTATAAAGTTATACTCAACAATGACGATTACACACCTATGGAATTTGTTATTGACGTTCTGCAAAAGTTCTTTTCTTATGATATTGAGCGTGCAACGCAACTGATGCTCAAGGTGCATTATCAGGGTAAGGCGATTTGCGGCGTGTTTACTGCCGAGGTGGCAGAAACCAAAGTCGCGCAGGTGAATCGCTATGCTAAAGAGCATGAGCATCCGTTGCTGTGTACGCTGGAAAAAGCCTGACCGGCGTCGTGCCATTCCGGCATGAACTGTAGGGCGATAATTGGGGGAGGTGCCTAATGCTCAATCAAGAACTGGAACTCAGTTTAAACATGGCTTTCGCCAGAGCGCGTGAGCACCGTCATGAATTTATGACCGTCGAGCATCTGTTGCTGGCACTGCTCAGCAACCCGTCGGCCAGAGAGGCACTGGAAGCCTGTACGGTGGATATTGTGGCTCTGCGTCAGGAGCTCGAAGCCTTCATCGAACAAACCACGCCGGTGCTGCCCGCGACGGAAGAAGAGCGCGATACGCAACCGACGCTCAGCTTCCAGCGTGTCTTGCAGCGTGCGGTTTTCCACGTTCAGTCCTCCGGCCGTAGTGAAGTCTCCGGCGCGAATGTGCTGGTGGCCATTTTCAGCGAGCAAGAGTCTCAGGCGGCCTATCTGCTGCGCAAGCACGAAGTCAGCCGTCTCGACGTGGTGAACTTTATCTCCCACGGCACGCGTAAAGATGAGCCGGGCCAGTCGCAGGGTCCGGAAAATCAGATCAACGAAGAGCAGGCAGGCGGGGAGGAGCGTATGGAAAACTTCACCACCAATCTTAACCAGCTTGCTCGCGTTGGCGGTATCGATCCGCTGATCGGCCGCGACAAAGAGCTGGAGCGTACGGTTCAGGTACTCTGCCGCCGTCGTAAAAATAACCCGCTGCTGGTGGGTGAGTCGGGCGTCGGTAAAACCGCGATTGCCGAAGGTCTTGCCTGGCGTATTGTGCAGGGCGATGTACCGGAAGTGATGAAAGATTGCACTATCTATTCGCTTGATATCGGTTCGCTGCTGGCTGGCACCAAATACCGCGGCGATTTTGAGAAACGCTTTAAAGCATTGCTGAAACAGCTGGAGCAGGATGAAAGCAGCATCCTGTTTATCGATGAGATCCATACTATCATCGGCGCCGGCGCCGCGTCCGGCGGCCAGGTTGATGCCGCTAACCTGATCAAACCGCTGCTGTCGAGCGGACGAATTCGCGTGATGGGTTCCACGACCTATCAGGAATTCAGCAACATTTTTGAGAAAGATCGCGCGCTGGCGCGTCGTTTCCAGAAAATCGACATCACTGAGCCGAGTGTTGACGAAACGGTACAGATCCTGAACGGGCTGAAGCCGAAGTACGAAGCGCATCACGATGTGCGCTATACCGCAAAAGCGGTGCGTGCGGCAGTAGAGCTGGCGGTGAAATATATCAACGACCGTCATCTGCCCGATAAGGCGATTGACGTGATTGATGAAGCGGGCGCACGCAGTCGGCTGATGCCGGTCAGCAAGCGTAAAAAGACCGTCAACGTCGCGGATATCGAATCGGTTGTGGCGCGTATCGCCCGTATTCCGGAGAAAAGCGTCTCCGCGACCGATCGTGATACGCTGAAAAATCTCGGCGAGCGGCTGAAAATGCTGGTGTTCGGGCAGGATAACGCTATCGAGGCGTTGACTGAGGCGATCAAAATGAGCCGCGCCGGGCTGGGCCACGATCGTAAACCGGTCGGGTCATTCCTGTTCGCCGGGCCGACCGGGGTCGGTAAAACCGAAGTGACAGTTCAGCTGGCGAAAGCGCTGGGCATTGAGCTGCTGCGTTTTGATATGTCCGAGTATATGGAACGTCATACCGTCAGCCGCCTGATCGGCGCGCCTCCGGGCTATGTCGGTTTCGACCAGGGCGGCCTGCTGACCGATGCGGTAATCAAGCATCCGCACGCGGTGGTGTTGCTGGATGAGATTGAAAAGGCGCATCCCGACGTCTTTAACCTGCTGCTGCAGGTGATGGATAACGGCATGCTGACCGACAACAACGGACGCAAGGCAGATTTCCGCAACGTGGTACTGGTGATGACCACCAACGCCGGCGTGCGTGAAACCGAGCGTAAATCGATCGGCCTTATCCACCAGGATAACAGCACCGATGCGATGGAAGAGATCAAGAAGATCTTTACACCGGAGTTCCGTAACCGTCTCGACAATATCATCTGGTTCGATCACCTCTCCGCGGAGGTTATTCATCAGGTGGTGGATAAGTTTATCGTGGAACTGCAGGCGCAGCTGGATGCGAAGGGCGTTTCGCTGGAAGTGAGCGACGAAGCGCGTGAATGGCTGGCGGTGAAAGGTTACGACAAAGCGATGGGCGCTCGTCCGATGGCGCGTACCGTGCAGGAAAACCTGAAAAAACCGTTGGCGAACGAGCTGCTGTTTGGCTCGCTGGTGGAAGGGGGATCGGTTTCGGTGGCGCTCGATAAAGAGAAAAACCAGCTGACCTACCATTTCGTCAGCGCCGAGAAGCGCAAAACCGAAGGCACCGTGCATTAAGCCCGGCGCCGGGGCAGCAAAACAAAAGGCCGGATCGCTCCGGCCTTTTTTCCGTTGGTGATAACGGTAAACGTCAGAAATGCGAAAGGCCGGAAAATCCGGCCTTTTTTTATCAGTCAGGCGTTAATATCGGCATTAACGCAGCACTTCTCTTAACGACTACGGAAGACAATGCGGCCTTTGCTCAGGTCGTACGGGGTCAGCTCAACAGTGACTTTGTCGCCCGTCAGAATGCGGATGTAGTTTTTGCGCATTTTACCGGAGATATGAGCGGTAACCACGTGTCCGTTTTCTAATTCCACGCGGAACATGGTGTTAGGTAACGTATCAAGTACGGTACCCTGCATTTCAATATTGTCTTCTTTGGCCATCGAATCCTCTGGGTGGACTTCCAAGTTTTGAACCGGCAAGATAATGCCGAATTCCACGAATTATGTAAAGAATAGTTGGCTATTATACCAACGCCCGCATGCACCTGTAGCGCAGCACACAGGCATAACCTTCGTCGTCTGATGACAGTGACGCTAGCGAGGGGGAACAGCGGCTAAGAATCTGTTAACCGGCCATAACCAGAAATAACAGTTCTAGAGATGCATGGTGATTCCCAGCCTGGTAATTCCGATGCGCTGACGCGATAAACGGACGACATACCAAACTTTCCTATTATACCACTATTCATCACGGTTGCGTGTAAAACATGTTTCCGTCGGCAAAAAGCGTCCCGCTCTGCCAGCACGCCTCGCTAACCGGAGCCTGCGCCAGCCGGCTCAGCGCCAGCAAATAGTCGATGCGCGGGATCTCGCGCGCGCCGAGTGACGCGGTATGCGGGTTCAGCACCTGGCAGTCGATAAGCTGGCCGCCATGCTGCTTAAAGTGCTGACAGAAGACCAGCAGCGCGGTTTTCGACGCGTTCTCGCGACGGCTGAACATCGACTCGCCGCAGAAAATCTGCCCCAACGCCAGGCCATACATGCCGCCGACCAGTTCTTCGTCGAACCAGACTTCGACCGAGTGGGCATGCCCCAGATCGTACAGACGTCCCCAGGCGCGTTTAACCTCCGGGGTGATCCAGGTGCCTTCATCGCGTGCGCTGGCGCAGCCTTCAATCACCTCGGCAAAGGCGCGGTTCATGGTAACGGCGTAGGGCGAGCGGCGATGGAAGCGCTTCATGCTGCGGCTGAAGTGAAAGCCATCCGGCAGCAGCACGGCGCGCGGATCGGGCGACCACCATAAGATCGGGTCGCCCGGCGAAAACCAGGGGAAAATGCCGCGGTGATAGGCGTTAAGCAGGCGCGCCGGGCTTAAATCGCCGCCCATCGCCAGCAGGCCGTTGGGTTCACGCAGCGCCATTTCCGGCGGCGGAAAATTAAGCGATTCGCGTGAGAGCTGAATCAGTCGCATTTCTGGTATGTCCCGCAGTGTCGAGAGCTATGACTATAGCGTAAACCGCTGCTGAAAATGCCAGTAGCGGCCGCGTTTTGACATCAATGCCTGATGGCTTCCCTGCTCAATGATCTCGCCGTCATCCATGACGTAAATCCGGTCGACGTCACTCAGGCCCTGCAGACGGTGGGTCACCATTATCACCGTTTTGTTCGCGGTGACGCGCGCCAGCAGCGCCAGGATATGTTTTTCCGTTTCAGCATCCAACCCTTCCGTTGGTTCGTCAAGCAGCATCAGCGGGCTATTGTGCAGCAGCGCGCGCGCAATCGCCAGACGCCGCAGCTCGCCGCCGGAAAGTTGACGGCCGCCTTCGCCGAGCCAGGCGTTCAGACCCTGCTCGCCGCTCAGCAGTTTTTCCAGCCCGACCTGCGCCAGCACCGCGCGCAGCGCATCGTCGCTGCTGTCGGGCGCGGCCAGCAGCAGGTTATCGCGCAGCGTCTGGTTAAACAGATGCACCCGCTGACTGACGACGCTAATTTCCGCACGCAGCGCAGGCTCGCTCCATTCGCTCAGCGGCTGCTGCCCAAGATGGATCTCGCCTGCCTGCGGATCCCAGGCGCGTGTCAGCAGCTGTAACAGCGTGGTTTTACCGCAGCCGGTAGGGCCCAGTAGCGCGACGGTTTCGCCCGGCTGAACCCGCAGCGACAGGTGACGCAGCGCCGGCGTCACGGCGTTGGGATAGGAGAAGCTGACATCGATAACCGCCAGCGCGCCGCGCGCCGCCGAAGAAACGGGCTGCTTTTCAGAAAAGCGCACGCCAGATGGCTGGCCGATAATCTGCTGGATACGGCTGGCGGAGGCGAAAACCTGGCCAAGATGCAGAAACGCCGCGCCTACCGGCGCCAGCGCTTCGAAGGC
This DNA window, taken from Mixta gaviniae, encodes the following:
- the clpS gene encoding ATP-dependent Clp protease adapter ClpS gives rise to the protein MGNTNDWLNFEHLAEEKLREGLKPPSMYKVILNNDDYTPMEFVIDVLQKFFSYDIERATQLMLKVHYQGKAICGVFTAEVAETKVAQVNRYAKEHEHPLLCTLEKA
- the hcp gene encoding hydroxylamine reductase, with amino-acid sequence MFCIQCEQTIRTPAGNGCAWAQGMCGKTAQTSDLQDLLIAVLQSLSAWALHARAQGLIDHEIDSFAPRGFFSTLTNVNFDTDRIIDYAFQAQSYRDSLKARCALLGLAQPEHPLADLTLTSNDAAILQQQAQAFALNAGDDHEDIVGLRLLCLYGLKGAAAYMEHAHVHGRYDNDIYKQYHQIMAWLGTRPDNIEELLAEAMHIGKMNFTIMAMLDEAQTTTYGDPQPVEVNVRPVAGKAILISGHDLKDLQLLLEQTAGTGINVYTHGEMLPAHSYPGLNKYPHLVGNYGSGWQNQQTEFARFPGPIVMTSNCIIDPTVGDYQQRIWTRSIVGWPGVNHLDGDDFSPVIAQAQSMAGFPWDEIPHRITVGFGRRVLLDACDTIIDLAVEKKLRHVFLVGGCDGSRDKRSYYTDLALAVPKDCLILTLACGKYRFNKLDFGTLEGLPRLLDVGQCNDSYSAIVLAVKLAEKLNCGVNDLPLSLILSWFEQKAIVVLLTLLALGVKNIRTGPTAPAFLTDNLIAILEKEFGLIPVTTAENDLAAILGAEE
- the ytfE gene encoding iron-sulfur cluster repair protein YtfE, coding for MSLRTTSLGDIALTVPGSTALFHKYDLDFCCGGKRTLGEMAERRGLDIDQLEQELQQLQLQENSDENWRAVPLAALIAHIIARYHNQHRQQLPDLIAMAEKVERVHGAKPACPRGLAKVIDEVYQHLSSHMMKEERVLFPMIEQGFGSHAADPIAVMEMEHNEAGEQLETIKALTHNLTPPEGACTTWRALYTGIDRFIQDLMQHIHLENNLLFPRALRGE
- the poxB gene encoding ubiquinone-dependent pyruvate dehydrogenase codes for the protein MKNTVAALIAQTLESAGVKRIWGVTGDSLNGLSDSLNRMGTIEWMPTRHEEVAAFAAGAEAQISGQLAVCAGSCGPGNLHLINGLFDCHRNHVPVLAIAAHIPSSEIGSGYFQETHPQELFRECSHYCELVSNPEQLPQVLGIAMRKAILNRGVSVVVLPGDVALKPAPEEASSAWYPPQLPVMQPPESELDKLAALLNDAGNITLMCGSGCAGAHQQVVELAATLKAPVVHALRGKEHIEYDNPYSVGMTGLIGFSSGYHAMMNADTLLLLGTQFPYRAFYPASAKIIQLDINPGSIGAHCHVDMALVGDVKSTLNALLPRLQTKTDRAFLDGALEHYADARKSLDDLAQPNDKQPIHPQYLAQRLSDFASEDAIFTCDVGTPTVWAARYLKMNGKRRLLGSFNHGSMANAMPQALGAQALDKRRQVVAMCGDGGFSMLMGDFISVAQLQLPVKLVVFNNSVLGFVAMEMKAGGYLTDGTDLQNPDFAAIAAACGVKGIRVEKASDLDGAIEEAFAHDGPVLLDVITAKEELAMPPQIKMEQAKGFSLYMLRAIINGRGDEVVELAKTNWLR
- the cspD gene encoding cold shock-like protein CspD, giving the protein MEKGTVKWFNNAKGFGFICPIGGGDDIFAHYSSIQMEGYRTLKAGQPVQFAVHEGPKGNHASLIVPLEAAEGLRA
- the hcr gene encoding NADH oxidoreductase, yielding MNSTTLCPWRMQVHHIIQETPDVWTLALIDHDFYRWQAGQFALVRIGNSDEVRAYTLSSTPGQSRFITLTIRHIEQGKGSSWLTQQVKPGDFVWLSDPQGSFSCEQHPASHYLLLAAGCGITPVMSMARWLHRNRPETDVQLIYSVRSPRDVIFAAELQQLSSWLTLTIIAEQQPAAPMLAGRLTPDILAQRVPDMARRTVMMCGPQPYMDLAEQTVRELGANKVLREQFTAGAPGEMADGGVRYHLSSASQPLKGGDFPAGWSLLAAMEQHKLPVEAVCRAGVCGCCKTRVARGDYQTSSSVGLTAEEIAAGYVLACSCQPAGDIELA
- the infA gene encoding translation initiation factor IF-1, with translation MAKEDNIEMQGTVLDTLPNTMFRVELENGHVVTAHISGKMRKNYIRILTGDKVTVELTPYDLSKGRIVFRSR
- the clpA gene encoding ATP-dependent Clp protease ATP-binding subunit ClpA, which encodes MLNQELELSLNMAFARAREHRHEFMTVEHLLLALLSNPSAREALEACTVDIVALRQELEAFIEQTTPVLPATEEERDTQPTLSFQRVLQRAVFHVQSSGRSEVSGANVLVAIFSEQESQAAYLLRKHEVSRLDVVNFISHGTRKDEPGQSQGPENQINEEQAGGEERMENFTTNLNQLARVGGIDPLIGRDKELERTVQVLCRRRKNNPLLVGESGVGKTAIAEGLAWRIVQGDVPEVMKDCTIYSLDIGSLLAGTKYRGDFEKRFKALLKQLEQDESSILFIDEIHTIIGAGAASGGQVDAANLIKPLLSSGRIRVMGSTTYQEFSNIFEKDRALARRFQKIDITEPSVDETVQILNGLKPKYEAHHDVRYTAKAVRAAVELAVKYINDRHLPDKAIDVIDEAGARSRLMPVSKRKKTVNVADIESVVARIARIPEKSVSATDRDTLKNLGERLKMLVFGQDNAIEALTEAIKMSRAGLGHDRKPVGSFLFAGPTGVGKTEVTVQLAKALGIELLRFDMSEYMERHTVSRLIGAPPGYVGFDQGGLLTDAVIKHPHAVVLLDEIEKAHPDVFNLLLQVMDNGMLTDNNGRKADFRNVVLVMTTNAGVRETERKSIGLIHQDNSTDAMEEIKKIFTPEFRNRLDNIIWFDHLSAEVIHQVVDKFIVELQAQLDAKGVSLEVSDEAREWLAVKGYDKAMGARPMARTVQENLKKPLANELLFGSLVEGGSVSVALDKEKNQLTYHFVSAEKRKTEGTVH
- a CDS encoding lysine exporter LysO family protein: MYSGLLVILLPLVIGYLLPLKSPALQRLLNRLLSWMVYIILFFMGISLAFLDNLAANLLAILHIAGVSVIAILACNLIALRLLEKRRPWRHQHHQEALPSRLHMALESLKLLGVVVLGFLLGLSGWTFLHHATEASEYALFLLLFLVGLQLRGSGMTLRQIVLNRRGMIVAVVVCVSALVGGMLAALLLGLPLTTGLALASGYGWYSLSGILMTESFGPVIGSAAFFNDLLRELLAIMLIPALIRQHRSSALGLCGATSMDFTLPVLQRAGGIEMVPAAIVHGFALSLAAPVLIALFSS